The Perca fluviatilis chromosome 2, GENO_Pfluv_1.0, whole genome shotgun sequence genome includes a region encoding these proteins:
- the LOC120545063 gene encoding olfactory receptor 11A1-like: MVNATQVSFFTLSAYFDTGVFKYLYFIIIISLYMLIICANLLLIVVICMNRSLHEPMYLFLCSLFVNELYGSTGLFPFFLVQILSDIHTVSASLCFLQIFCLYSYALTEFWTLAIMSYDRYLAICYPLQYHTRMTSIKIAMLIALTWLYSFLANALVVFGLTAPLQLCGNIINKVYCDNYYVVKLACSDTRINNIFGLVHMFTVIFALIILILFSYMRILKVCFSGSKQTRQKALSTCTPHLFSLLNFSFGAFFEIMQSRFNMNYLPNMLRIFLSLYWLTCQPLINPLLYGLKMSKIRSVCRRLLFGGGNVTTNVT; this comes from the coding sequence ATGGTAAACGCTACGCAGGTTTCATTTTTCACACTAAGTGCCTATTTTGACACGGGGgttttcaaatatttatattttattattatcatatctTTATATATGTTAATTATTTGTGCTAATCTGTTGCTGATTGTGGTTATCTGTATGAACAGAAGCTTACATGAACCTATGTACCTTTTTCTGTGCAGCCTGTTTGTAAATGAACTGTATGGTAGTACAGGGTTGTTTCCATTCTTTCTGGTTCAGATCctctctgacattcacactgtttctgcttctctttgtttcctgcagattttctgtttgtACTCTTATGCACTTACAGAATTTTGGACCTTAGCCATCATGTCTTATGACAGATATCTTGCTATCTGTTATCCTCTACAATATCACACTCGTATGACATCTATAAAGATTGCCATGCTTATTGCTTTAACATGGTTGTACTCTTTTCTTGCCAATGCTTTGGTAGTGTTTGGTCTGACTGCTCCTTTACAGCTGTGTGGAAACATTATTAACAAAGTGTACTGTGACAACTATTATGTTGTCAAACTGGCCTGCTCTGACACCAGAATCAATAACATTTTTGGACTCGTTCACATGTTTACAGTAATCTTTGCTCTTATAATCTTAATTCTTTTCTCTTACATGAGAATtcttaaagtgtgtttttcagGTTCTAAACAGACCAGACAGAAAGCTCTCAGTACCTGCACACCTCATCTTTTTTCCCTGCTGAATTTTTCCTTTGGCGCATTCTTTGAAATAATGCAGAGCAGGTTTAATATGAACTATTTACCGAATATGTTGCGCATTTTTCTGTCATTGTACTGGCTTACATGCCAACCACTTATTAACCCTTTACTGTACGGACTGAAAATGTCCAAAATACGCAGTGTATGTAGACGTCTGCTCTTTGGGGGGGGAAATGTAACTACCAATGTTACCTGA